The following proteins are co-located in the Trichormus variabilis 0441 genome:
- a CDS encoding plastocyanin/azurin family copper-binding protein has product MISFLLPIVRQICVVFTILLCFTFINTNSALAAKESSDLLKQPVSEITVSLGNSANELKFEPNNLELVAGKRYLLHLNNPSQLKHYFTAKDFADGIWTQKVEAGKVEIKGAIHELELKPGAEAEWVLLAIKPGKYGLRCPIPGHTEAGMTGEIVISP; this is encoded by the coding sequence ATGATTTCATTTTTATTACCAATAGTTCGTCAAATTTGTGTGGTTTTTACCATACTGCTATGTTTTACTTTTATTAACACTAATTCTGCATTGGCGGCGAAAGAATCTAGTGATTTACTTAAACAACCTGTTTCGGAAATTACAGTTTCTTTGGGTAATTCTGCTAACGAACTCAAGTTTGAACCAAATAACTTGGAATTAGTAGCTGGTAAACGTTATCTACTACACCTCAACAACCCCAGCCAATTGAAACATTATTTTACTGCCAAAGACTTTGCCGATGGGATTTGGACGCAAAAAGTGGAAGCAGGTAAAGTGGAAATTAAAGGGGCGATTCATGAACTGGAACTTAAGCCCGGTGCTGAAGCTGAATGGGTGCTTCTAGCCATCAAACCAGGAAAATATGGCTTACGCTGTCCCATACCAGGACATACAGAAGCAGGGATGACAGGGGAAATCGTGATCAGTCCTTAG
- a CDS encoding TIGR02652 family protein codes for MNPALQYPIFGPDIQCPHCRQTIPALTLTDTYLCPRHGAFEANPKTGELVHLQSGRHWRRWNNEWYRQHTHPDGIRFEIHEALDKLYTQGYRATRVVIAKRYQELMSGYLERSTPWRSGQPETSSARLYGLPVEFSPESTDDPCWEVINFDLDKEPGVPVRYPYFRLFE; via the coding sequence ATGAATCCAGCCTTGCAGTACCCTATATTTGGCCCTGATATTCAGTGTCCCCATTGTCGCCAAACCATTCCGGCGCTGACACTGACTGATACCTATTTGTGTCCTCGTCATGGCGCTTTTGAAGCTAATCCCAAAACGGGAGAGCTAGTTCATCTACAGTCTGGTCGCCATTGGCGGAGATGGAATAACGAATGGTATCGACAGCATACTCATCCCGATGGCATTCGCTTTGAAATCCACGAAGCTTTAGATAAGCTATATACCCAAGGCTACAGAGCTACAAGGGTAGTTATCGCCAAGCGTTATCAGGAATTGATGAGTGGTTATTTAGAACGCAGTACACCTTGGCGTTCTGGACAGCCGGAAACCTCATCGGCGAGACTATACGGCTTACCTGTGGAATTCAGTCCCGAATCAACTGATGATCCTTGTTGGGAAGTGATTAATTTTGATTTGGATAAAGAACCGGGTGTTCCTGTGCGCTACCCTTATTTCCGATTATTTGAATAA
- a CDS encoding VOC family protein, which translates to MHHASIRTANIHRAIAFYEILGFTVCERFTTGYTLACWMEGLGGRIELIQIPEPKPAPDAFADEHYVGYYHLSFDLTETTPDLPNWLTALQERVSLVAELPPLQILLEPTQQQIGDRIFEVAFIADTDGLPLEFIRVLAKLN; encoded by the coding sequence ATGCACCACGCCTCTATTCGGACTGCGAATATCCATCGCGCGATCGCCTTTTATGAAATACTAGGATTTACGGTCTGTGAACGCTTCACTACAGGCTATACCCTAGCTTGCTGGATGGAAGGACTGGGCGGCAGAATTGAACTGATCCAAATTCCTGAACCAAAACCAGCCCCAGATGCTTTTGCAGATGAGCATTATGTGGGTTATTATCACTTGTCATTTGATTTAACTGAGACTACCCCAGACTTGCCTAACTGGTTGACAGCTTTACAAGAACGTGTGTCACTGGTAGCAGAATTACCTCCCTTGCAGATACTTTTAGAACCGACACAACAACAAATAGGCGATCGCATTTTTGAAGTGGCTTTTATAGCTGACACTGATGGATTGCCATTGGAATTTATTCGAGTTTTAGCGAAACTTAACTGA
- a CDS encoding M16 family metallopeptidase: MSALSIWYRYRFYVLLLSVSLVTVLFFSNNPAESQYKTTLSRVNSQATLVANNHHQFRVTENVHKTVLDNGLTVFIKEVPTVPVVSVQVWYKFGSSHEEPGVNGIAHQLEHMMFKGTKSRPIQFGRLFSALGSDSNAFTSYDQTAYYGTVERDKLKALLVLEADRMQNALIDADKLASEKRVVISELQGYENSPEYRLNRAVMQAVFPNHPYGLPVGGTKADVEKFPVEQVQKYYKNFYSPENAVLVIVGDCQAEETLATVKEIFGGIPQRQQAKVNSQQSIVNSQQSTVKNPIVLREPGAAGLLQVIYPLPPASHPDMPALEVVDYILTEGRNSRLYKALIESGLASEVEASVGGLQRAGWYELLVTADPDQDIGKVDSVLNKAIANLARTGIKAEELARAKRQLEAAIILSNRTITDQAMQLGNDETTVGDYRFTDYYLSAIRQVTSADVVRVIQKYLPKSHRKVGIFQPTISTSTKEVGNKKPTQRTQENLTGDSSVTSSEVMKYLPSLDTTTDNIQQKSQTRLPQQFTLANGLQVFLLPDKSTPTVTLSGYVKAGTEFDPDGQAGLASLVADSLMSGTKTKNASTLAQVLDDRGVTLDFAAYRNGMRIQGDSLAEDFPVLIRTLADGLKNSIFPKKELELNLQQAVTSLKMELDDPGEVARRIFLQSVYPKKHPLHTFPTVESLRKIRRQDVIAFSQKYYRPDTTVLVLMGDFEPQQVRSLIQSEFGDWPASGEPPSINYPQVSLPKTTTRENPVLPGKTQAITYLGYAGIKRQDPRFYAALVLNQILGGDTLSSRLGEQVRDRQGLTYGIYSDFQAEKDFGTFWIEMQTSPEDTNKAIASTQQVLEQIHQQGVTASEVETAKRTLIGNYNVSLADPEELTNKILMNQVYGLEPSELHSYNQKIQQVTLNEVNQAASELLHPDQVVVVTAGPSMVARQGVR; this comes from the coding sequence ATGTCTGCATTATCTATCTGGTATCGATACCGTTTTTATGTGTTATTGTTGAGTGTTTCTTTAGTTACAGTATTATTTTTCAGTAATAACCCTGCTGAAAGTCAATACAAAACTACATTGAGTCGAGTCAATTCCCAAGCAACATTAGTGGCGAACAATCACCATCAATTCCGAGTCACAGAAAACGTCCACAAAACAGTTTTGGACAATGGTTTGACCGTATTCATCAAGGAAGTACCGACTGTACCTGTTGTAAGTGTACAGGTATGGTACAAGTTTGGCTCAAGTCATGAAGAACCAGGTGTCAACGGCATCGCCCATCAATTAGAACACATGATGTTTAAAGGCACAAAAAGCCGTCCTATTCAATTTGGACGTTTATTTAGTGCTTTAGGTAGTGACTCCAACGCCTTCACCAGTTATGACCAAACAGCATATTACGGCACAGTAGAACGAGATAAGCTCAAAGCGTTGCTAGTCTTGGAAGCAGACAGAATGCAAAACGCCCTCATCGATGCTGACAAATTAGCCAGTGAAAAGCGTGTAGTCATTTCCGAATTACAGGGTTATGAAAATAGTCCAGAATATCGCCTCAATCGAGCGGTTATGCAGGCGGTGTTTCCTAATCATCCTTATGGGTTACCTGTAGGTGGGACTAAGGCAGATGTAGAAAAATTTCCAGTTGAGCAAGTACAAAAATACTATAAAAACTTTTACAGTCCCGAAAATGCCGTGTTAGTAATTGTTGGCGATTGCCAAGCAGAAGAAACCTTGGCAACGGTAAAAGAGATATTTGGCGGTATTCCTCAGCGTCAACAGGCAAAAGTCAATAGTCAACAGTCAATAGTCAACAGTCAACAGTCAACAGTCAAAAATCCTATAGTTCTACGAGAACCAGGCGCGGCGGGACTTTTACAAGTGATTTACCCCCTACCGCCAGCGAGTCACCCGGATATGCCTGCCTTAGAGGTGGTAGATTACATCTTGACGGAGGGGCGCAATTCTCGACTATATAAAGCATTGATAGAATCGGGTTTAGCCAGTGAAGTAGAAGCTTCTGTTGGTGGTTTGCAACGGGCTGGTTGGTATGAGTTGTTGGTGACGGCAGATCCAGACCAAGATATAGGTAAAGTTGACTCGGTATTGAATAAAGCGATCGCTAATCTTGCCCGCACAGGTATAAAAGCAGAAGAATTAGCTAGAGCTAAAAGACAGTTAGAAGCTGCCATCATTTTGAGTAACCGGACTATCACTGATCAAGCCATGCAGTTGGGCAATGATGAGACAACTGTTGGTGATTATCGCTTTACAGATTATTATTTATCGGCAATTAGACAAGTAACTTCAGCAGATGTAGTACGGGTAATTCAAAAATATTTACCAAAATCTCACCGGAAAGTAGGTATTTTTCAACCAACGATATCTACCAGCACCAAAGAAGTTGGCAACAAAAAGCCAACACAACGTACACAAGAAAATCTCACTGGCGACTCATCTGTAACATCATCGGAGGTGATGAAGTATCTACCATCTTTAGACACCACAACCGATAATATTCAACAGAAGTCGCAAACACGTTTACCACAGCAGTTTACTTTAGCTAATGGGTTGCAAGTATTTTTGCTACCTGATAAAAGTACACCTACCGTCACCTTGAGCGGTTATGTTAAAGCAGGTACAGAATTTGATCCAGATGGACAAGCAGGTTTAGCCTCATTAGTAGCAGATAGCTTAATGAGTGGGACGAAAACTAAAAATGCTTCAACTTTAGCTCAAGTTTTGGATGATAGGGGTGTGACCTTAGATTTTGCCGCGTATCGCAATGGTATGCGTATCCAAGGCGATAGTTTAGCGGAAGATTTTCCGGTGCTAATTCGGACATTAGCCGACGGACTGAAAAATAGTATATTTCCTAAAAAAGAACTGGAATTAAATCTGCAACAAGCTGTAACTTCTCTGAAAATGGAATTAGATGATCCCGGTGAAGTTGCTAGAAGAATTTTTCTGCAATCGGTCTATCCTAAGAAACATCCCCTACATACCTTTCCTACAGTGGAAAGTCTGCGGAAGATTCGCCGTCAGGATGTGATTGCTTTTAGTCAGAAATATTATCGTCCAGATACTACTGTGCTGGTGCTAATGGGGGATTTTGAACCTCAGCAAGTGCGATCGCTCATTCAATCAGAATTTGGTGATTGGCCAGCTAGTGGAGAACCCCCAAGCATAAACTATCCTCAAGTTTCCTTACCAAAAACTACCACGCGAGAGAATCCAGTATTACCTGGTAAGACCCAAGCTATTACTTACCTTGGTTATGCAGGTATTAAGCGTCAAGATCCGAGATTTTACGCGGCGCTAGTGTTAAACCAAATTTTGGGCGGAGACACTTTATCTAGTAGATTAGGGGAGCAAGTGCGTGATCGCCAAGGTTTAACTTATGGCATTTACAGCGACTTCCAAGCCGAAAAAGACTTTGGGACATTCTGGATTGAAATGCAAACCAGTCCCGAAGATACCAATAAAGCGATCGCTAGTACCCAGCAAGTACTTGAGCAAATTCACCAACAAGGTGTGACAGCATCAGAAGTAGAGACAGCTAAACGTACCTTGATTGGTAACTATAACGTTTCTTTGGCAGACCCAGAGGAATTAACCAATAAAATTCTGATGAATCAAGTTTATGGACTAGAACCGAGCGAACTACATTCTTATAATCAAAAAATTCAGCAAGTTACCTTAAACGAAGTTAATCAAGCAGCTAGTGAGTTACTCCACCCAGATCAAGTAGTAGTAGTAACGGCTGGGCCTTCTATGGTCGCAAGACAAGGTGTAAGGTAA